From a single uncultured Fibrobacter sp. genomic region:
- a CDS encoding SulP family inorganic anion transporter, translating to MSNIHAKDSVKNFLAGVKTTVTPELLRTVRRGYTKKNLVSDLMSGLIVGILALPLAIAFAIASGVGPEQGLYTAIIAGFTISLLGGSRFQIGGPTGAFIVIVYGIVSQYGYDGLASATLLAGILLIIFGLAKFGAIIKFIPYPVTVGFTAGIAIIIALGQVPNFFGLRFLSKDPADAVGKIKLYASSLDTVNIYAVIVGLVALAVCILWPKITTKVPGSLIAIIVATVMVKVLGWDDPITGHGVVTIGMKNHIPSGFPVPHLPNISLEMMQKVFQPALTIAILGAIESLLSAVVADGMTSTKHRSNTELFGQGVANVLSPMFGGIPATGAIARTATNIRNGAVSPISGLVHAVVLLLIMLVLGKYAEMIPMAALAAVLFQVAFNMCGYRSFIKMFKAPKSDIAVMLVAFFLTVIIDLTVAIEVGVLLAAVLFIKRMSDVSEMETVTEALKEDDEEAAHNDLSRQVPKGVVVYELAGSLFFGAVDKFKDTMARISDKPKILILRMRSVSSIDAAGIQMIEDLLNRCNREGTQLLLSGVHAQPVVALTRAGVLKQLGEENALGNIDAALNRARELLGLPIVDTSHEMPQAPTVSWEKSLDKPWMPEESNAAIAEETPEVIAEKMMDEPVVKIEEKTK from the coding sequence ATGTCCAATATTCACGCCAAAGATTCCGTCAAGAATTTTCTTGCTGGCGTCAAGACAACTGTTACCCCTGAACTCCTCCGCACGGTACGCAGGGGCTACACCAAGAAAAACCTGGTGAGCGACCTGATGTCGGGCCTTATCGTGGGCATTTTGGCCCTGCCGCTTGCCATTGCTTTCGCAATCGCTTCGGGCGTGGGTCCGGAACAGGGCCTTTACACGGCAATCATCGCTGGCTTTACCATTTCGCTGTTGGGCGGTTCCCGATTCCAGATTGGCGGCCCGACGGGCGCCTTCATTGTGATTGTTTACGGCATCGTGAGCCAGTACGGTTACGATGGCCTTGCCTCGGCAACGCTTTTGGCCGGTATCTTGCTGATTATCTTTGGCTTGGCCAAGTTTGGCGCAATTATCAAGTTTATTCCGTATCCGGTTACCGTGGGCTTTACCGCCGGTATCGCTATTATTATTGCTCTTGGCCAGGTGCCGAACTTTTTTGGGCTCCGTTTCCTTTCCAAAGACCCGGCCGATGCCGTGGGTAAAATCAAGCTTTACGCCTCTTCGCTTGATACTGTTAATATTTATGCTGTGATTGTGGGGCTTGTGGCTTTGGCCGTTTGCATTCTGTGGCCGAAGATTACGACGAAAGTTCCGGGCTCCCTGATTGCCATTATCGTGGCGACTGTTATGGTGAAGGTCCTCGGTTGGGATGATCCGATTACGGGCCACGGCGTGGTGACCATTGGCATGAAAAACCACATTCCGAGCGGATTCCCGGTGCCGCACCTGCCGAACATTAGCCTCGAAATGATGCAGAAGGTGTTCCAGCCGGCTTTGACGATTGCCATTTTGGGTGCTATTGAATCCCTTTTGAGCGCTGTGGTGGCTGACGGTATGACCTCGACCAAGCACCGTTCGAATACCGAACTTTTCGGTCAGGGCGTTGCCAACGTGCTGTCTCCGATGTTTGGCGGTATTCCGGCTACGGGTGCCATTGCCCGTACGGCAACCAATATCCGTAATGGTGCCGTGAGCCCGATTTCTGGCTTGGTACACGCGGTTGTTTTGCTCCTCATTATGCTCGTGCTCGGTAAGTATGCCGAAATGATCCCGATGGCAGCGCTTGCCGCTGTGCTTTTCCAGGTGGCATTCAACATGTGCGGTTACCGCAGCTTTATCAAGATGTTCAAGGCTCCCAAGAGCGACATTGCGGTGATGCTCGTGGCCTTCTTCCTGACCGTGATTATCGACCTGACGGTCGCTATCGAAGTCGGCGTGCTGCTTGCTGCAGTGCTCTTCATCAAGCGCATGAGCGATGTTTCTGAAATGGAAACGGTGACCGAAGCTCTCAAGGAAGATGACGAAGAAGCCGCCCACAACGACCTCAGCCGTCAGGTGCCGAAGGGTGTGGTGGTTTACGAACTGGCCGGTTCTTTGTTCTTTGGTGCGGTGGACAAGTTCAAGGATACCATGGCTCGCATTTCGGACAAGCCGAAGATCCTTATCCTGCGCATGCGTAGCGTGTCTAGCATCGATGCCGCCGGTATCCAGATGATCGAAGACTTGCTCAACCGTTGCAACCGCGAAGGCACTCAGCTGTTGCTCTCGGGCGTGCATGCCCAGCCGGTGGTGGCCTTGACTCGCGCCGGTGTGCTCAAACAGCTCGGCGAAGAAAACGCCCTTGGTAATATCGATGCAGCCCTCAACCGTGCCCGCGAACTCCTGGGCCTCCCGATTGTGGATACCTCGCACGAAATGCCGCAGGCACCTACCGTTTCTTGGGAAAAGAGCCTCGACAAGCCGTGGATGCCGGAAGAATCCAACGCTGCAATTGCCGAAGAAACGCCGGAAGTTATCGCCGAAAAGATGATGGACGAACCGGTCGTAAAAATCGAAGAAAAAACAAAGTAA
- the purN gene encoding phosphoribosylglycinamide formyltransferase: protein MFKIGVMASGGGSNFKAIIDRIGEGDLEAQCKFLITNNGGCGAVSHAESYGIPVFHISGKTHPDTAAYEAALLEVIDRYDIDLLILAGYMKALPVSLIKRLPDRILNIHPSLLPKYGGKGFFGIHVHEAVIAAHDTESGPTVHLVSEEIDQGRILAQTRVPVEAADTPETLAARVLVQEHALYWKTIKDYAAQLGL from the coding sequence ATGTTTAAAATAGGCGTCATGGCTTCCGGCGGCGGAAGCAACTTTAAAGCAATCATTGACCGCATTGGCGAGGGCGACCTCGAAGCCCAATGCAAGTTCCTGATTACCAACAACGGTGGTTGCGGGGCTGTTTCTCATGCGGAATCTTATGGGATTCCCGTTTTCCATATTTCGGGCAAGACGCACCCCGATACGGCTGCCTATGAAGCCGCTCTTCTAGAAGTCATTGATCGCTACGACATTGATTTGCTGATTCTGGCGGGCTATATGAAAGCCTTGCCGGTAAGCCTCATTAAAAGGCTCCCGGACCGCATTCTGAACATTCACCCCTCGCTTTTGCCCAAGTACGGTGGCAAGGGCTTTTTCGGAATTCATGTGCACGAGGCGGTGATTGCCGCGCACGATACGGAATCGGGCCCAACGGTTCACCTGGTTAGCGAAGAAATCGACCAGGGTCGAATCTTGGCGCAGACCCGCGTGCCTGTTGAAGCTGCTGACACGCCGGAAACGCTCGCTGCTCGCGTGCTGGTGCAGGAACACGCCCTCTACTGGAAGACGATTAAGGATTACGCCGCTCAATTAGGCTTGTAA
- a CDS encoding ribonuclease HII, whose product MKFKVPAFLEGIEAPVDGEIAMRKFAAQAGVNAIVVGIDEVGRGPLAGPVVACAAVLKAPDALLTLNDSKKLTRPKREAMYQDVQDACACFAVASASVEEIDRMNILEADFLAMRRALQALGMPGLHESAPQIPVFQKGSFADVLGSPLKALGSLLIAVDGNLKIHGIPEEMQIPVVKGDGRIASISAASILAKVFRDRYMDDLEKKFPGYGFDKHAGYGTKAHLDAIRRQGMTPEHRKSFHPKSLQTELDL is encoded by the coding sequence ATGAAATTCAAGGTTCCGGCATTTCTCGAAGGCATTGAAGCCCCTGTCGATGGCGAAATCGCCATGCGCAAGTTCGCCGCGCAAGCGGGGGTGAACGCGATCGTGGTCGGTATCGACGAAGTCGGTCGTGGCCCGCTAGCAGGCCCGGTGGTGGCGTGTGCAGCCGTCCTGAAGGCGCCCGATGCGCTCCTGACGCTCAACGATTCCAAAAAACTCACTCGCCCCAAGCGCGAAGCCATGTACCAGGATGTGCAAGATGCCTGTGCCTGCTTTGCCGTGGCAAGCGCCTCGGTCGAAGAAATTGACCGCATGAACATTCTGGAAGCGGACTTTCTGGCCATGCGCCGCGCCCTGCAGGCCCTGGGCATGCCCGGCTTGCATGAATCCGCCCCTCAAATCCCGGTATTCCAGAAAGGCTCGTTTGCTGATGTTCTCGGCTCGCCGCTCAAGGCCCTGGGCTCGTTGCTCATCGCCGTCGATGGCAACCTCAAAATTCACGGAATTCCCGAAGAAATGCAGATTCCGGTAGTCAAGGGCGATGGCCGCATTGCAAGCATCTCGGCGGCCTCGATTTTGGCAAAAGTCTTCCGTGACCGCTACATGGACGACCTCGAAAAGAAATTTCCCGGCTACGGCTTCGATAAGCATGCCGGTTACGGAACCAAGGCTCACCTTGACGCCATCCGCCGCCAGGGCATGACCCCTGAACATCGTAAAAGCTTTCACCCCAAGAGTTTACAGACAGAGCTGGATCTGTAG
- a CDS encoding MotA/TolQ/ExbB proton channel family protein, with product MNNSVPLLQMLTQSDIATIVILGILAVMSLGSWGIIIVKYIVNRKNQRANVVFFREFINVRQFVELQGLCETADDSALRSLTSEVLKEASKFSNFVSYDSIQHRASLLEDTIQRSIEGLRLTEDRYLGFLATCSNLAPFFGLLGTVWGIMVAFFQIGQHGSADLTVVAPGIAMALITTVAGLVVAIPASAGYNYFTSRNGQNEISYFNFGSQVLSLFKRGDLLALEEVAG from the coding sequence TTGAACAATTCAGTACCTTTACTCCAAATGCTTACCCAGTCCGATATCGCGACCATCGTGATTTTGGGCATCTTGGCGGTCATGTCGCTTGGTTCGTGGGGCATTATCATTGTAAAGTACATCGTGAATCGCAAGAACCAGCGTGCCAACGTCGTGTTCTTCCGCGAGTTCATTAACGTGCGCCAGTTCGTGGAATTGCAGGGCCTCTGCGAAACCGCCGACGACAGTGCGCTCCGCAGTTTGACCTCCGAAGTGCTCAAGGAAGCCTCCAAGTTCAGTAACTTTGTGAGCTACGACTCCATTCAGCACCGCGCCTCTCTCCTGGAAGACACGATCCAGCGCTCGATCGAAGGCCTGCGCCTTACTGAAGACCGCTACCTCGGCTTCTTGGCCACGTGCTCGAACCTCGCCCCGTTCTTCGGACTTTTGGGTACGGTGTGGGGAATCATGGTCGCCTTCTTCCAGATCGGTCAGCATGGCTCGGCTGACCTTACCGTGGTCGCTCCGGGTATTGCTATGGCTTTGATTACGACAGTTGCAGGCCTTGTGGTCGCAATCCCTGCCTCTGCCGGTTATAACTACTTTACCTCCCGCAACGGACAGAACGAAATTTCGTACTTCAATTTCGGCTCCCAGGTGCTCAGTCTCTTTAAGCGCGGTGACTTGCTCGCCCTTGAAGAAGTGGCTGGCTAG
- a CDS encoding biopolymer transporter ExbD, whose translation MKRSRGKELKQEMNLTNMIDIVFAILIVFIISAPLMSQGVKVDLPKAEAPTMEQEKLLKVSITKNEELYIADMMVDFASFNNVFKSLWNGEMAVVINADESVNYGLVMKVVTQVQKLGVTKLGFLTMNPKEKPGK comes from the coding sequence GTGAAGCGCAGTCGCGGTAAAGAACTTAAGCAGGAAATGAACCTCACGAACATGATCGATATCGTGTTCGCGATTCTGATTGTGTTCATTATTTCTGCGCCTCTCATGAGCCAGGGTGTCAAGGTGGATCTGCCCAAGGCAGAAGCCCCGACCATGGAACAGGAGAAACTCCTGAAAGTTTCTATCACTAAGAACGAGGAACTCTACATTGCCGACATGATGGTCGACTTTGCAAGTTTCAACAATGTGTTCAAGTCGCTCTGGAACGGCGAGATGGCGGTGGTCATCAATGCCGACGAGTCGGTGAATTATGGCCTTGTGATGAAAGTGGTGACCCAGGTGCAAAAACTCGGGGTGACCAAGCTCGGATTCCTGACGATGAATCCCAAGGAAAAACCGGGGAAGTAG
- a CDS encoding energy transducer TonB: MSGERNIQYFSSQDDGMTTKIIVCAVVFHLLVAGICVAFHFVNFKHEPEPIPVFEMVQVNQPAVQPRPKPPRPKPVEPKPEEPKPIEPKPKPEPKPKVDQQLPPEPKVEEKPPEPEPVEEPKPEPEPEPEPQDDFEVDDLDLPTAVEAPSLNPVGSVDMDPLMQVYLERLKQIIMSNFNPPSNLNVRRDVKTTVQFTVDRFGGITAITLKRSSGNKTWDHLSVRAVQISKVPELPPNFRAPSLVLHFNFTPN, translated from the coding sequence GTGAGCGGAGAAAGAAACATCCAATATTTCTCGTCGCAAGACGATGGAATGACGACGAAGATCATCGTGTGTGCGGTGGTGTTCCACTTGCTCGTTGCTGGTATTTGTGTCGCGTTCCATTTCGTGAACTTTAAGCATGAACCGGAACCGATTCCGGTATTCGAAATGGTGCAGGTGAACCAGCCGGCGGTGCAGCCGCGTCCGAAACCGCCGCGCCCGAAGCCGGTTGAACCGAAACCCGAAGAACCCAAGCCTATTGAACCTAAACCCAAGCCGGAACCGAAGCCGAAGGTCGATCAGCAGTTGCCGCCCGAACCTAAGGTCGAAGAAAAACCGCCCGAACCGGAACCGGTGGAAGAACCGAAGCCGGAACCGGAGCCCGAGCCGGAACCGCAGGATGATTTTGAAGTAGACGATTTGGATTTGCCGACGGCTGTCGAAGCCCCGAGCTTGAACCCGGTCGGGTCTGTGGATATGGACCCGCTGATGCAAGTTTATCTGGAACGTTTAAAACAAATTATCATGAGCAATTTTAATCCGCCCTCGAACTTGAACGTGCGTCGCGACGTGAAGACCACGGTGCAGTTTACGGTGGACCGTTTTGGCGGCATTACGGCAATTACCCTCAAACGCAGTTCCGGTAACAAGACCTGGGATCACTTGTCGGTGCGAGCAGTGCAAATTTCGAAGGTCCCGGAGCTTCCGCCTAATTTTAGAGCCCCTTCGTTGGTGCTTCACTTTAATTTTACACCAAATTAA
- a CDS encoding translocation protein TolB, whose amino-acid sequence MRFLVSVAAFALAMLPVTSHATIDTIAVDVGISVFKTMPIGVVPFAEKKSIDWIEEKPHLIVTRDANLSGRFDVISSDKFDLPKFSKAHAKHYITGKVTPVGKMLKVECFLYASQTKDVMLGESYTVEQKDMRRALHQFFDQVIYRLWGERGVASTKLAYVSKMDGIKQVVVSDYDGFHRSQITRDTTISMMPVWMRGNAGLYYVNFKTHRPKLYSKTFGGVERAVFPQLDQTYSPAVNPKTGELLFSSTVDGKTDLYIGNPETGKAKKFAYLKSNQTSPAWSPYASEVLFTSDRGGGPQIFAMGKDGSDLRRVTFMGRYNERAAWSPEGDRIAYTSMDAGHMNIYTCALDGSDIVQLTSNAGNNEHPTWSPDGKLIAFSSNRSGSYQIYIMRKDGSNVTRITNSGENTSPTWSFFYDDFKQPKKEGKK is encoded by the coding sequence ATGAGATTTCTTGTAAGCGTTGCGGCCTTTGCACTGGCCATGCTGCCGGTGACATCGCATGCGACCATCGATACGATTGCCGTTGACGTGGGTATTTCAGTCTTTAAGACGATGCCCATTGGCGTTGTTCCCTTTGCAGAAAAGAAGTCCATTGACTGGATCGAAGAAAAGCCGCATTTGATTGTGACTCGCGATGCAAACCTTTCTGGTCGATTCGACGTGATTTCCTCGGACAAGTTTGACTTGCCGAAATTCAGCAAGGCTCATGCTAAGCATTACATTACAGGTAAGGTAACGCCGGTTGGCAAGATGCTGAAGGTGGAATGCTTCTTGTATGCTTCGCAGACCAAGGATGTGATGCTCGGTGAATCCTACACGGTGGAACAGAAGGATATGCGCCGTGCCTTGCACCAGTTCTTTGACCAGGTGATTTACCGCCTGTGGGGCGAACGCGGTGTGGCATCGACCAAGCTTGCCTATGTGTCCAAGATGGATGGCATTAAGCAGGTGGTGGTGTCTGACTACGACGGATTCCATCGCAGTCAGATTACCCGTGACACGACCATTAGCATGATGCCCGTGTGGATGCGTGGCAATGCAGGCCTTTACTATGTGAATTTCAAGACGCACCGTCCGAAGCTCTATTCCAAGACTTTTGGTGGTGTTGAACGCGCCGTGTTCCCGCAGTTGGACCAGACTTATAGCCCGGCGGTGAACCCGAAGACGGGCGAACTCCTGTTCTCTAGCACGGTGGACGGCAAGACGGATTTGTACATCGGTAACCCCGAAACGGGCAAGGCCAAGAAGTTTGCTTACCTGAAGTCGAACCAGACGAGCCCGGCTTGGAGCCCGTATGCTTCTGAAGTGCTCTTTACGAGTGACCGTGGCGGTGGCCCGCAGATTTTTGCCATGGGCAAGGATGGTTCCGATTTGCGCCGCGTGACCTTTATGGGCCGCTACAACGAACGCGCCGCCTGGTCGCCCGAAGGTGACCGTATCGCCTATACTTCTATGGATGCTGGCCACATGAATATTTATACCTGTGCTCTCGACGGTTCTGATATTGTGCAGCTCACGAGCAACGCCGGTAACAACGAACACCCGACTTGGTCGCCCGATGGCAAGTTGATTGCTTTCTCGAGCAACCGTAGCGGTTCGTACCAGATTTACATTATGAGAAAAGACGGCTCCAATGTTACGCGAATCACCAATTCCGGTGAAAACACTTCGCCCACTTGGTCGTTCTTCTATGACGATTTTAAACAACCAAAAAAGGAAGGTAAAAAATGA
- a CDS encoding OmpA family protein, which yields MKNFVKLAVVASAAALCLVACAKKQQPQTEPEAAPAPAAVAPAAEPNADSLAAEQARLEAERLAAERARLEAERARLEALINQIMSEDVYFDFDRSELTEKAKELLAQVGELLIKEERFTITIEGHTDARGTEDYNFTLGAKRAMKVKEFLVAYGIDAKRMESVSYGKEAPKVEGATEEAYSQNRRANFRVNIKE from the coding sequence ATGAAGAACTTCGTTAAACTCGCTGTAGTGGCATCTGCCGCAGCCCTCTGCCTTGTCGCTTGCGCCAAGAAGCAGCAGCCCCAGACCGAACCGGAAGCTGCTCCGGCTCCTGCTGCTGTCGCTCCGGCTGCAGAACCCAATGCAGATTCCCTGGCTGCCGAACAGGCTCGCCTCGAAGCTGAACGCCTGGCTGCCGAACGCGCCCGCCTCGAAGCCGAACGCGCTCGTCTCGAAGCCTTGATCAACCAGATCATGAGCGAAGACGTGTACTTTGACTTTGACCGTTCTGAACTCACCGAAAAGGCTAAGGAACTCCTGGCTCAGGTGGGCGAACTCCTGATCAAGGAAGAACGCTTCACGATTACGATCGAAGGCCACACCGATGCTCGCGGTACTGAAGACTACAACTTCACACTCGGTGCAAAGCGTGCCATGAAGGTGAAGGAATTCCTCGTTGCTTACGGCATTGACGCCAAGCGCATGGAATCGGTCAGCTACGGTAAGGAAGCTCCGAAGGTTGAAGGTGCAACCGAAGAAGCCTACTCCCAGAACCGTCGCGCCAACTTCCGCGTGAACATCAAGGAATAA
- a CDS encoding tetratricopeptide repeat protein gives MKNKKLNIVFPLLMVAALTGCSQMTVLRTQEMKAVGAEVQANLDSVAVRLQAQNDSLRAELDAAELAQKRMQAEITMLSRRVADESERNDSRQEEIIYRLDMLLGKSDKILAKKVVVSGAPAAPVSMDSLEREAEKLVEAEAMFNTARSDYHRGEFKLAYSGFKQVYEQMKEGELAENSLYWMALCLIDVAQIDKAKKVFARMSEAFPDGQKTCPALFKLSGLYGEECDINMQKQYLQKILSTKSCEKSAEFEQAAEMLQEILEKEDKKSAGEPVERCVPVVREPVKPTSRKSTTDNASEPTASATTEFTEAAL, from the coding sequence ATGAAAAACAAAAAATTGAACATCGTATTTCCCTTGCTTATGGTCGCAGCCCTGACGGGTTGTAGCCAGATGACGGTTCTCCGTACACAGGAAATGAAGGCTGTCGGCGCTGAAGTTCAGGCCAACCTCGATTCTGTGGCGGTAAGGCTTCAGGCTCAAAACGATTCTCTGCGTGCAGAGCTGGATGCGGCTGAGCTTGCGCAAAAGCGCATGCAGGCTGAAATCACCATGCTTTCGCGTCGCGTGGCCGATGAGTCTGAACGTAACGATTCTAGGCAAGAAGAAATCATCTACCGCTTGGATATGTTGCTCGGCAAGTCCGACAAGATCTTGGCGAAGAAGGTGGTCGTGAGCGGTGCGCCTGCAGCACCCGTCTCCATGGATAGTCTGGAACGCGAAGCCGAAAAGTTGGTGGAAGCCGAAGCGATGTTCAATACGGCCCGCTCCGATTACCATCGCGGTGAATTCAAGCTGGCTTACAGTGGTTTCAAACAGGTTTATGAACAAATGAAAGAAGGCGAACTCGCTGAGAATTCGCTTTACTGGATGGCACTCTGCCTGATTGATGTGGCCCAGATTGACAAGGCGAAAAAGGTCTTTGCTCGCATGTCGGAAGCCTTCCCCGACGGTCAGAAGACCTGCCCCGCATTGTTCAAGCTTTCGGGCCTTTATGGCGAAGAATGCGACATCAACATGCAGAAGCAGTACCTGCAGAAGATTCTTTCTACCAAGTCTTGCGAAAAGTCTGCCGAATTTGAACAGGCTGCCGAAATGTTGCAGGAAATCTTGGAAAAAGAAGACAAAAAATCTGCCGGTGAACCTGTCGAAAGATGTGTGCCTGTGGTTCGCGAACCGGTCAAACCGACCTCCCGCAAGTCGACGACCGATAACGCTTCTGAACCGACAGCTAGCGCAACGACTGAATTTACGGAAGCCGCGCTGTAA
- the murA gene encoding UDP-N-acetylglucosamine 1-carboxyvinyltransferase — translation MYQFIVPQVKNPLDGEVEISGAKNAVLAVMAAALLADGVSEITNVPHLKDMKTMSDVLRVIGCHIGGEAHTLRIDTRGADHLEAPYELVKTMRASFYVLGPLVARFGRCRVSLPGGCAWGPRPVDLHLKGLEALGAKITVTHGYVEATCDGRLPGGTFHFPISSVGATVNVLMAATLAKGTSVLQNAALEPEIDNLVDYLIGMGAKIQGRGTRTLTVQGVEALRPGNGVTIPDRIEAGTYLCGAAITRGRVKVTKIIPEHIASTLDAFRDMNCKVSVGPDWAEVDARNVELKPITIQTLPFPGYPTDMQAPLMATLLSVPGNSVIQDTVYNDRFKHVAEMERLGANITLSGNTATIKGGLPLEGADVMGSDLRASAALVLAALIAEGETKISRIYHLDRGYEDFEAKMAKLGAEVKRVIIDADEP, via the coding sequence ATGTACCAGTTTATTGTACCTCAGGTTAAAAATCCGCTCGACGGCGAAGTTGAAATTTCCGGCGCCAAGAACGCAGTCCTTGCCGTAATGGCAGCAGCCCTCTTGGCCGACGGCGTCTCCGAAATCACGAACGTCCCGCACCTCAAAGACATGAAGACCATGTCCGATGTGCTGCGCGTGATTGGTTGCCACATCGGTGGCGAAGCCCACACCTTAAGAATCGACACCCGTGGTGCCGACCATCTGGAAGCCCCCTACGAACTCGTGAAAACCATGCGCGCAAGCTTCTATGTGCTCGGTCCTCTGGTAGCACGCTTTGGCCGCTGCCGCGTGTCTCTCCCGGGCGGTTGCGCTTGGGGCCCGCGCCCTGTGGACTTGCACCTGAAAGGCCTCGAAGCCTTGGGCGCCAAGATTACCGTGACTCACGGCTACGTAGAAGCCACTTGCGACGGACGCCTCCCCGGCGGTACATTCCATTTCCCGATTTCTAGCGTGGGCGCCACGGTGAACGTGCTGATGGCCGCAACGCTTGCCAAGGGCACCAGCGTGTTGCAGAATGCTGCCCTCGAACCTGAAATCGATAACCTCGTCGATTACCTCATCGGCATGGGCGCCAAGATTCAAGGTCGCGGCACGCGCACCCTTACGGTGCAGGGCGTAGAAGCTCTACGCCCGGGTAATGGCGTCACCATTCCCGACCGTATCGAAGCAGGCACCTACCTTTGTGGTGCCGCCATTACGCGTGGCCGCGTCAAGGTCACCAAGATTATTCCCGAACACATCGCCTCGACGCTCGATGCCTTCCGTGACATGAATTGCAAGGTGTCTGTCGGTCCCGACTGGGCCGAAGTCGATGCCCGCAATGTGGAACTCAAGCCGATTACAATTCAGACGCTTCCGTTCCCGGGCTACCCCACCGACATGCAGGCGCCGCTCATGGCAACGCTCCTCTCGGTTCCGGGCAACAGCGTGATTCAAGATACCGTCTACAATGACCGCTTTAAGCATGTGGCCGAAATGGAACGCCTGGGTGCAAACATTACGCTCAGCGGCAATACCGCAACCATCAAGGGCGGCCTCCCGCTGGAAGGCGCCGACGTGATGGGCTCCGACCTCCGCGCCTCCGCAGCACTTGTGCTCGCCGCGTTAATCGCCGAAGGCGAAACCAAGATTAGCCGCATTTACCACCTCGACCGCGGTTACGAAGATTTCGAAGCCAAGATGGCTAAGCTCGGCGCCGAAGTCAAGCGCGTCATCATCGACGCCGACGAACCGTAG
- a CDS encoding RDD family protein, translating into MIWYYIDETVTDGERRKGPFNIDEIRDFVKDGVIKDETLVWHSGMEAWVAWKDTEESKEVPLSEEEQIKQALEAIIAEHNKGKHYAGFFVRAIAYVVDNVILSATGVLILMIMSAVQAIDLNVLGDAMNAYISNPTSEEALNNVIDVPGTHLFLIIWGIVQAIYFIAFTAIKSATPGKMLVKIHVEVAHGEPMSWVSAALRFIASLITQCTLMFYGLGYLIVFIDPKRRALHDHIARTRVVHDKIAAKKK; encoded by the coding sequence ATGATTTGGTACTACATAGATGAAACCGTAACAGACGGTGAACGACGCAAGGGTCCCTTTAATATCGACGAAATCAGGGACTTTGTAAAAGATGGCGTCATCAAAGACGAAACTTTAGTGTGGCATTCGGGCATGGAAGCCTGGGTCGCCTGGAAAGACACCGAAGAATCCAAGGAAGTTCCGCTCTCCGAAGAAGAACAGATCAAGCAGGCCCTGGAAGCCATTATTGCCGAGCACAATAAAGGCAAGCATTACGCCGGATTCTTTGTCCGTGCTATCGCCTACGTTGTCGACAACGTTATTTTGTCTGCAACGGGCGTTTTGATTTTGATGATCATGAGCGCCGTTCAGGCAATAGACTTGAACGTCCTTGGCGATGCCATGAACGCCTACATTAGCAATCCCACCTCCGAAGAGGCTTTGAACAATGTGATTGACGTTCCCGGCACGCACCTGTTCCTGATTATCTGGGGCATCGTGCAAGCCATTTACTTTATCGCATTTACAGCCATCAAGTCGGCGACTCCCGGCAAAATGCTCGTGAAGATCCATGTCGAAGTCGCCCACGGTGAGCCCATGAGCTGGGTGAGCGCCGCACTCCGCTTTATTGCAAGCCTGATTACGCAATGCACGCTCATGTTCTACGGCCTTGGCTACCTGATTGTCTTTATCGACCCCAAGCGCCGCGCCCTCCACGACCACATCGCCCGCACCCGCGTGGTGCACGACAAAATCGCGGCGAAGAAGAAGTAA